CTGCCCATCCTTGACGATTGTTTTTCCGTCAACCACCAGTGTCGGCTCCCGGAAAATCATGTCCATGTGCAGGGGGCTTTCCACAGTCCCGCCGATGCTCCGGCTGTCTCCCAGGGCAACGTGGGTGGTGCCCCAGGCTTTTTTGGTTTCCCTGATCGTTACGCCGACACGAGCCTTGGGGTTGGTGCCGATGGCCAGCTCGGCGATGTTGCGGGCGGTATCTCCCATCGAATCCAATAAGCTGCGTAGCTGACTGGCTATCAGTCCCCCCTCAATGGCGACGACCCTGCCTCCTTCCACCTTGAGCGTTATTCCTTCCTTGATGAAACCGAACTCCTGTTTCTCCATGCAGAACGGGTTCACCAGAACACCGCGGGCGCTTCCCTCAATCGGGGCGATGGTGGCTTCGCCGTCAGGGAAGGCGCAGAACTGCCCGGGCCCGGTGGCGAAACCGGCCAGAATGGCGCCCCCTCTGCCCTCCATGGAGACGGTCATATCGGTCCCGTCCGGTGTGGTCAGGCGGGCTTCTTTACCTTCGGTAAGGATTTTTTCCAGCTTCAGGGAAAGCTCTCTGATGGCGGGGTAGTCGGCGGTGGCGCCGCCGTGTACCATCATGTCCTCGTTGAAGCCCCACATTTCACAGATACGTGACCCCTGTTTCAAGGCGTTTCGTACCGTTTCTGTGTGGATAATGGCGTAGCTGGCCTGGGCGATGATGACATCAGCCGCCTGGATCGCCGCTATCGCCACCGGTGGTGGGTCTACTCCGCCGACCTCCCGGGGGGTTATCGTTACCACTACCGGCTCGGCCCCGGCGGCGCGCACGCTGCCGGCCAGCAACTGGGTAATACTTTCAGGGCGCTGTGTATCGGTATAGATACAGACTTTTTCCCCCGGCTTGATGCTGAGGATTCTCTCTACTATCGTCCGGGCCATGGGTAACATCTCTATAATTGGCGCGCTCATAACTCCTCCTTAATCCATTAAAGATTACTTTTCCGGTGTTGTGGTGTCTCGTAAATCCGGGATGGGAGTCACCTTGCCTGTAATCCGGGAATATACGCCGGCGTAGGCGTCATAGGCTTCCGGCCGCCAGTCGTGCAGGAAGCGGTAGCGTTGCCTGGCTTCGTGCATATCGGCAAAGTCCAGTTCGGCGGTTATTATTTCCTCATCGGTGGCTGTGGCTTTAGCCAGGACATTGCCCAGCGGGCTCACGATGAGGCTGCTGCCGAAGAAAGCCGGTGAGTTATGGCGGTAAAAGTTCTCCTCCCCGACACGGTTGGGGGCGATAATGAAGAGGCTGTTTTCTATTGCTTTGGTCCTCAGTCCGAACTCCCAGGAATCGCTGCGCCACCCTGAGGAAGCGGTGGGTACCATGACAATTTCAGCCCCTTTCAGGGATAAACATCTCCAGGCTTCGGCAAAAGAACGGTCATAGCAGATGAGCAGGCCGGTCTTTATTCCGTCTGCCGGGAAAACGGGGAAACCGAGGTCGCCGGGACGGAAATAGTATTTTTCATTCAGGTATTTGCCCCCGTGGTTAACGTAAGGGATGTGCACCTTCCGGTATTTACCGGCCAGCGTCCCGTCAGCAGCGATGAGAAAGGCACAGTTGTAGTAGAGGCGTTCCAGTTCATCATGCTCAAAAATACTGCCGGAAATGCAGGTATTATACTTCCGGGCGATACCGGCCAGGGTGTTCGTGGTGGGG
The Dehalococcoidales bacterium DNA segment above includes these coding regions:
- a CDS encoding aminopeptidase; the protein is MSAPIIEMLPMARTIVERILSIKPGEKVCIYTDTQRPESITQLLAGSVRAAGAEPVVVTITPREVGGVDPPPVAIAAIQAADVIIAQASYAIIHTETVRNALKQGSRICEMWGFNEDMMVHGGATADYPAIRELSLKLEKILTEGKEARLTTPDGTDMTVSMEGRGGAILAGFATGPGQFCAFPDGEATIAPIEGSARGVLVNPFCMEKQEFGFIKEGITLKVEGGRVVAIEGGLIASQLRSLLDSMGDTARNIAELAIGTNPKARVGVTIRETKKAWGTTHVALGDSRSIGGTVESPLHMDMIFREPTLVVDGKTIVKDGQILIR
- a CDS encoding nitrilase-related carbon-nitrogen hydrolase, with protein sequence MTDKLKVAAIQMKMPSISKEANIARALELIERCAGEGPRIICLPELFSTAYFAVAEAVESFDLAETVPGPTTNTLAGIARKYNTCISGSIFEHDELERLYYNCAFLIAADGTLAGKYRKVHIPYVNHGGKYLNEKYYFRPGDLGFPVFPADGIKTGLLICYDRSFAEAWRCLSLKGAEIVMVPTASSGWRSDSWEFGLRTKAIENSLFIIAPNRVGEENFYRHNSPAFFGSSLIVSPLGNVLAKATATDEEIITAELDFADMHEARQRYRFLHDWRPEAYDAYAGVYSRITGKVTPIPDLRDTTTPEK